Proteins encoded by one window of Salvia splendens isolate huo1 chromosome 14, SspV2, whole genome shotgun sequence:
- the LOC121765225 gene encoding histone deacetylase 5-like isoform X1 has protein sequence MESNGEIESSLSRSNGGEDRRVGLIFDERMCKHYAPAPAEEHHPECPDRILAIWSLLNSSGLAKRCIILKAKDVEDNHLALVHTKKHISLIKSISSVNSESKRSRLAARFNSIYFSEGSTEAASLAAGSVIEAAEKVAKGELDSAFAIVRPPGHHAEEGEPMGFCLYNNVAIATSYLLNERRDLGINKILIVDWDVHHGNGTQKMFYKDPRVLFFSVHRYDSGTFYPSGHDGSYIMTGEDSGAGHNINVPWEHGRCGDADYLAVWDNILIPVAKEFYPDMIIVSAGFDAAIGDPLGGCCITPHGYSIMLDKLMEFAGGKIVMALEGGYNLNSIATSARACVDVLLHGKAPNVVSEAYPFASTWRVIQEVRRELSTYWPVLGGELPEKTINKTTQIAVLSSDSEGETEDIVLAVPEEVLTIDDVILPLSNLKIDLDSQVDQEAKMKPSWRSELSKVDVWYATYGSNMKMARFRCYIEGGQIEGMRRPCVGSMDKSKPKGIIWKTFPHRLFFARERTATWGPGGVAFLHPNSNAQEKAHLCLYKITLEQFNDVLFQENSLNLETSHPLFDSAALQTIQTEKSISVELVQGGWYHNLVYLGNEGGTPVLTMTCSLSDVDDFMSGKFPINPPCKEYANTLITGLVEGEQLSEEEASAYIQEASSKPL, from the exons ATGGAGTCAAATGGTGAAATTGAGAGCTCATTGAGCAGAAGCAACGGCGGTGAAGATCGGCGGgtgggtttgatttttgatGAGCGAATGTGCAAACACTACGCCCCTGCCCCTGCTGAGGAGCATCACCCTGAATGTCCTGATCGGATTCTGGCCATCTGGAGCCTCCTCAATTCCTCTGGCCTCGCCAAAAG ATGTATTATTTTGAAGGCCAAGGATGTGGAGGATAATCATTTAGCGTTGGTTCACACCAAAAAACATATCAGTTTGATCAAGAGTATTAGTTCCGTTAACTCCGAGTCAAAGAGGTCAAGACTTGCTGCAAGGTTTAATTCCATATATTTCAGTGAAGGCTCAACTGAAGCTGCTTCTCTTGCTGCTGGCTCTGTCATAGAG GCTGCAGAAAAGGTTGCTAAAGGGGAACTTGATTCAGCCTTCGCTATTGTGAGGCCTCCTGGTCATCATGCAGAGGAAGGTGAACCAATGGGCTTTTGCCTATATAACAATGTTGCTATTGCTACAAGTTATCTATTGAACGAAAGA AGAGATTTGGGGATCAACAAAATCCTCATAGTTGACTGGGATGTCCATCATGGAAATGGTACTCAAAAGATGTTCTACAAAGACCCTCGAGTACTTTTCTTCTCAGTGCATAG ATATGATTCCGGGACATTCTATCCATCTGGTCATGACGGCTCATATATCATGACTGGGGAAGATTCAGGCGCAGGTCACAACATTAATGTTCCCTGGGAGCATGGCCGGTGTGGAGATGCGGACTACCTTGCTGTTTGGGACAACATATTGATTCCTGTTGCCAAGGAATTCTATCCCGACATGATAATTGTCTCTGCCGGGTTTGATGCAG CCATAGGGGATCCACTGGGCGGCTGTTGTATTACTCCACATGGATACTCAATTATGCTAGACAAG TTGATGGAGTTTGCTGGGGGAAAGATTGTTATGGCCCTCGAAGGAGGATATAATCTGAACTCAATTGCAACTTCTGCCCGGGCATGTGTTGATGTATTGCTTCACGGCAAGGCACCTAATGTTGTGTCAGAGGCTTACCCTTTTGCTTCTACATGGCGCGTGATACAAGAG GTGCGCCGAGAATTAAGCACATATTGGCCAGTACTTGGTGGAGAATTACCTGAGAAGACGATAAATAAAACAACTCAAATTGCG GTCTTGAGCTCTGATTCTGAAGGCGAAACTGAAGACATTGTTCTCGCCGTACCAGAAGAAGTCCTGACTATTGACGATGTCATACTACCTTTATCTAACCTGAAAATCGACTTAGATAGTCAAG TAGACCAGGAAGCGAAAATGAAACCTTCATGGAGATCAGAGCTTTCAAAAGTTGACGTATGGTATGCAACCTATGGATCAAACATGAAAATGGCGAGGTTTCGCTGCTATATTGAAGGTGGACAG ATAGAAGGAATGAGGAGGCCATGTGTGGGTTCAATGGACAAAAGCAAGCCCAAAGGAATCATTTGGAAAACTTTCCCTCATCGCTTGTTCTTTGCACGAGAGCGTACAGCCACCTGGGGTCCAGGAGGTGTTGCTTTCCTCCATCCCAATAGTAATGCGCAGGAGAAAGCTCACTTGTGCCTCTACAAAATTAC GCTGGAGCAATTCAATGACGTGCTATTTCAGGAGAACTCTTTGAATCTGGAAACGAGTCATCCTTTGTTTGATTCAGCCGCTTTACAGACTATTCAAACTGAAAAATCCATCTCGGTGGAGCTTGTGCAG GGAGGTTGGTACCATAATCTCGTGTACTTAGGAAACGAGGGAGGTACTCCAGTTCTCACAATGAC ATGCAGTCTCTCTGATGTGGACGATTTCATGTCTGGCAAGTTCCCGATCAATCCACCATGCAAGGAGTATGCTAATACCTTGATCACAGGGCTCGTTGAAGGGGAGCAGCTATCGGAAGAGGAAGCCTCCGCTTACATACAGGAAGCATCTTCCAAACCTCTGTGA
- the LOC121765225 gene encoding histone deacetylase 5-like isoform X2 produces MESNGEIESSLSRSNGGEDRRVGLIFDERMCKHYAPAPAEEHHPECPDRILAIWSLLNSSGLAKRCIILKAKDVEDNHLALVHTKKHISLIKSISSVNSESKRSRLAARFNSIYFSEGSTEAASLAAGSVIEAAEKVAKGELDSAFAIVRPPGHHAEEGEPMGFCLYNNVAIATSYLLNERRDLGINKILIVDWDVHHGNGTQKMFYKDPRVLFFSVHRYDSGTFYPSGHDGSYIMTGEDSGAGHNINVPWEHGRCGDADYLAVWDNILIPVAKEFYPDMIIVSAGFDAAIGDPLGGCCITPHGYSIMLDKLMEFAGGKIVMALEGGYNLNSIATSARACVDVLLHGKAPNVVSEAYPFASTWRVIQEVRRELSTYWPVLGGELPEKTINKTTQIAVLSSDSEGETEDIVLAVPEEVLTIDDVILPLSNLKIDLDSQDQEAKMKPSWRSELSKVDVWYATYGSNMKMARFRCYIEGGQIEGMRRPCVGSMDKSKPKGIIWKTFPHRLFFARERTATWGPGGVAFLHPNSNAQEKAHLCLYKITLEQFNDVLFQENSLNLETSHPLFDSAALQTIQTEKSISVELVQGGWYHNLVYLGNEGGTPVLTMTCSLSDVDDFMSGKFPINPPCKEYANTLITGLVEGEQLSEEEASAYIQEASSKPL; encoded by the exons ATGGAGTCAAATGGTGAAATTGAGAGCTCATTGAGCAGAAGCAACGGCGGTGAAGATCGGCGGgtgggtttgatttttgatGAGCGAATGTGCAAACACTACGCCCCTGCCCCTGCTGAGGAGCATCACCCTGAATGTCCTGATCGGATTCTGGCCATCTGGAGCCTCCTCAATTCCTCTGGCCTCGCCAAAAG ATGTATTATTTTGAAGGCCAAGGATGTGGAGGATAATCATTTAGCGTTGGTTCACACCAAAAAACATATCAGTTTGATCAAGAGTATTAGTTCCGTTAACTCCGAGTCAAAGAGGTCAAGACTTGCTGCAAGGTTTAATTCCATATATTTCAGTGAAGGCTCAACTGAAGCTGCTTCTCTTGCTGCTGGCTCTGTCATAGAG GCTGCAGAAAAGGTTGCTAAAGGGGAACTTGATTCAGCCTTCGCTATTGTGAGGCCTCCTGGTCATCATGCAGAGGAAGGTGAACCAATGGGCTTTTGCCTATATAACAATGTTGCTATTGCTACAAGTTATCTATTGAACGAAAGA AGAGATTTGGGGATCAACAAAATCCTCATAGTTGACTGGGATGTCCATCATGGAAATGGTACTCAAAAGATGTTCTACAAAGACCCTCGAGTACTTTTCTTCTCAGTGCATAG ATATGATTCCGGGACATTCTATCCATCTGGTCATGACGGCTCATATATCATGACTGGGGAAGATTCAGGCGCAGGTCACAACATTAATGTTCCCTGGGAGCATGGCCGGTGTGGAGATGCGGACTACCTTGCTGTTTGGGACAACATATTGATTCCTGTTGCCAAGGAATTCTATCCCGACATGATAATTGTCTCTGCCGGGTTTGATGCAG CCATAGGGGATCCACTGGGCGGCTGTTGTATTACTCCACATGGATACTCAATTATGCTAGACAAG TTGATGGAGTTTGCTGGGGGAAAGATTGTTATGGCCCTCGAAGGAGGATATAATCTGAACTCAATTGCAACTTCTGCCCGGGCATGTGTTGATGTATTGCTTCACGGCAAGGCACCTAATGTTGTGTCAGAGGCTTACCCTTTTGCTTCTACATGGCGCGTGATACAAGAG GTGCGCCGAGAATTAAGCACATATTGGCCAGTACTTGGTGGAGAATTACCTGAGAAGACGATAAATAAAACAACTCAAATTGCG GTCTTGAGCTCTGATTCTGAAGGCGAAACTGAAGACATTGTTCTCGCCGTACCAGAAGAAGTCCTGACTATTGACGATGTCATACTACCTTTATCTAACCTGAAAATCGACTTAGATAGTCAAG ACCAGGAAGCGAAAATGAAACCTTCATGGAGATCAGAGCTTTCAAAAGTTGACGTATGGTATGCAACCTATGGATCAAACATGAAAATGGCGAGGTTTCGCTGCTATATTGAAGGTGGACAG ATAGAAGGAATGAGGAGGCCATGTGTGGGTTCAATGGACAAAAGCAAGCCCAAAGGAATCATTTGGAAAACTTTCCCTCATCGCTTGTTCTTTGCACGAGAGCGTACAGCCACCTGGGGTCCAGGAGGTGTTGCTTTCCTCCATCCCAATAGTAATGCGCAGGAGAAAGCTCACTTGTGCCTCTACAAAATTAC GCTGGAGCAATTCAATGACGTGCTATTTCAGGAGAACTCTTTGAATCTGGAAACGAGTCATCCTTTGTTTGATTCAGCCGCTTTACAGACTATTCAAACTGAAAAATCCATCTCGGTGGAGCTTGTGCAG GGAGGTTGGTACCATAATCTCGTGTACTTAGGAAACGAGGGAGGTACTCCAGTTCTCACAATGAC ATGCAGTCTCTCTGATGTGGACGATTTCATGTCTGGCAAGTTCCCGATCAATCCACCATGCAAGGAGTATGCTAATACCTTGATCACAGGGCTCGTTGAAGGGGAGCAGCTATCGGAAGAGGAAGCCTCCGCTTACATACAGGAAGCATCTTCCAAACCTCTGTGA
- the LOC121765225 gene encoding histone deacetylase 5-like isoform X3, which translates to MESNGEIESSLSRSNGGEDRRVGLIFDERMCKHYAPAPAEEHHPECPDRILAIWSLLNSSGLAKRCIILKAKDVEDNHLALVHTKKHISLIKSISSVNSESKRSRLAARFNSIYFSEGSTEAASLAAGSVIEAAEKVAKGELDSAFAIVRPPGHHAEEGEPMGFCLYNNVAIATSYLLNERRDLGINKILIVDWDVHHGNGTQKMFYKDPRVLFFSVHRYDSGTFYPSGHDGSYIMTGEDSGAGHNINVPWEHGRCGDADYLAVWDNILIPVAKEFYPDMIIVSAGFDAAIGDPLGGCCITPHGYSIMLDKLMEFAGGKIVMALEGGYNLNSIATSARACVDVLLHGKAPNVVSEAYPFASTWRVIQEVRRELSTYWPVLGGELPEKTINKTTQIAVLSSDSEGETEDIVLAVPEEVLTIDDVILPLSNLKIDLDSQVDQEAKMKPSWRSELSKVDVWYATYGSNMKMARFRCYIEGGQIEGMRRPCVGSMDKSKPKGIIWKTFPHRLFFARERTATWGPGGVAFLHPNSNAQEKAHLCLYKITLEQFNDVLFQENSLNLETSHPLFDSAALQTIQTEKSISVELVQGGWYHNLVYLGNEGGTPVLTMTLSDVDDFMSGKFPINPPCKEYANTLITGLVEGEQLSEEEASAYIQEASSKPL; encoded by the exons ATGGAGTCAAATGGTGAAATTGAGAGCTCATTGAGCAGAAGCAACGGCGGTGAAGATCGGCGGgtgggtttgatttttgatGAGCGAATGTGCAAACACTACGCCCCTGCCCCTGCTGAGGAGCATCACCCTGAATGTCCTGATCGGATTCTGGCCATCTGGAGCCTCCTCAATTCCTCTGGCCTCGCCAAAAG ATGTATTATTTTGAAGGCCAAGGATGTGGAGGATAATCATTTAGCGTTGGTTCACACCAAAAAACATATCAGTTTGATCAAGAGTATTAGTTCCGTTAACTCCGAGTCAAAGAGGTCAAGACTTGCTGCAAGGTTTAATTCCATATATTTCAGTGAAGGCTCAACTGAAGCTGCTTCTCTTGCTGCTGGCTCTGTCATAGAG GCTGCAGAAAAGGTTGCTAAAGGGGAACTTGATTCAGCCTTCGCTATTGTGAGGCCTCCTGGTCATCATGCAGAGGAAGGTGAACCAATGGGCTTTTGCCTATATAACAATGTTGCTATTGCTACAAGTTATCTATTGAACGAAAGA AGAGATTTGGGGATCAACAAAATCCTCATAGTTGACTGGGATGTCCATCATGGAAATGGTACTCAAAAGATGTTCTACAAAGACCCTCGAGTACTTTTCTTCTCAGTGCATAG ATATGATTCCGGGACATTCTATCCATCTGGTCATGACGGCTCATATATCATGACTGGGGAAGATTCAGGCGCAGGTCACAACATTAATGTTCCCTGGGAGCATGGCCGGTGTGGAGATGCGGACTACCTTGCTGTTTGGGACAACATATTGATTCCTGTTGCCAAGGAATTCTATCCCGACATGATAATTGTCTCTGCCGGGTTTGATGCAG CCATAGGGGATCCACTGGGCGGCTGTTGTATTACTCCACATGGATACTCAATTATGCTAGACAAG TTGATGGAGTTTGCTGGGGGAAAGATTGTTATGGCCCTCGAAGGAGGATATAATCTGAACTCAATTGCAACTTCTGCCCGGGCATGTGTTGATGTATTGCTTCACGGCAAGGCACCTAATGTTGTGTCAGAGGCTTACCCTTTTGCTTCTACATGGCGCGTGATACAAGAG GTGCGCCGAGAATTAAGCACATATTGGCCAGTACTTGGTGGAGAATTACCTGAGAAGACGATAAATAAAACAACTCAAATTGCG GTCTTGAGCTCTGATTCTGAAGGCGAAACTGAAGACATTGTTCTCGCCGTACCAGAAGAAGTCCTGACTATTGACGATGTCATACTACCTTTATCTAACCTGAAAATCGACTTAGATAGTCAAG TAGACCAGGAAGCGAAAATGAAACCTTCATGGAGATCAGAGCTTTCAAAAGTTGACGTATGGTATGCAACCTATGGATCAAACATGAAAATGGCGAGGTTTCGCTGCTATATTGAAGGTGGACAG ATAGAAGGAATGAGGAGGCCATGTGTGGGTTCAATGGACAAAAGCAAGCCCAAAGGAATCATTTGGAAAACTTTCCCTCATCGCTTGTTCTTTGCACGAGAGCGTACAGCCACCTGGGGTCCAGGAGGTGTTGCTTTCCTCCATCCCAATAGTAATGCGCAGGAGAAAGCTCACTTGTGCCTCTACAAAATTAC GCTGGAGCAATTCAATGACGTGCTATTTCAGGAGAACTCTTTGAATCTGGAAACGAGTCATCCTTTGTTTGATTCAGCCGCTTTACAGACTATTCAAACTGAAAAATCCATCTCGGTGGAGCTTGTGCAG GGAGGTTGGTACCATAATCTCGTGTACTTAGGAAACGAGGGAGGTACTCCAGTTCTCACAATGAC TCTCTCTGATGTGGACGATTTCATGTCTGGCAAGTTCCCGATCAATCCACCATGCAAGGAGTATGCTAATACCTTGATCACAGGGCTCGTTGAAGGGGAGCAGCTATCGGAAGAGGAAGCCTCCGCTTACATACAGGAAGCATCTTCCAAACCTCTGTGA
- the LOC121765235 gene encoding UDP-glycosyltransferase 83A1-like has product MTQNMENRGKEVGHILVVTSAMQGHASPLLKLSHKMTKLGMKVTFLTMGLAEANAEASEWKQGFRIISLPTGLGLGNRNSWEDQRKLQERIHRVVPSYMKELLTKTEISGLILDSAWSWMVGIPKKMGLNIKTAVFWCSNAGCLALGFKIPYLLQSGFIDQDGTPLKEESIKLLPDMPEMGGSELMWYFPSDKEMQKSMFHAIKGILHHMAETDWILGNWFHNLDPAATTVTPNVLPIGPLLGSAASTTLRAEDTTCLAWLEAQPPRSVVYVAFGSTARFSRLQLDELEAALEATGCPFLWVAWPGLMEGDEAVYGDQFAARVGERGRMVEWAPQEAVLGHPSTACFVTHCGWNSFSESLSSGVPVVCWPYFGDQMYTQRCACEGWKVGLRLEVDRDGIVRREEIRRRVEEVMENRVVKENAVRFMGMGRESLLSGNPTSNNLDFLAKQMKYSID; this is encoded by the exons atgactcaaaaTATGGAAAATAGGGGCAAGGAAGTAGGGCACATTCTTGTGGTGACATCAGCTATGCAAGGGCATGCCTCACCCCTCCTAAAACTGTCACACAAAATGACCAAACTGGGCATGAAGGTGACCTTCCTCACAATGGGTCTGGCAGAGGCGAACGCAGAAGCATCCGAATGGAAGCAAGGGTTCCGCATAATCTCACTTCCCACAGGTCTCGGGCTGGGGAATCGAAACAGCTGGGAAGATCAGAGGAAGCTGCAGGAGAGAATCCACAGAGTCGTACCCTCATACATGAAGGAACTCCTCACCAAAACAGAGATAAGTGGCCTCATTTTAGATTCGGCGTGGTCATGGATGGTCGGAATACCTAAGAAGATGGGGCTCAACATCAAGACCGCCGTGTTTTGGTGCTCCAACGCCGGATGCTTGGCGCTAGGGTTTAAGATCCCCTATCTTCTGCAATCTGGATTTATCGATCAAGATG GGACTCCACTGAAGGAGGAAAGCATAAAATTACTACCAGACATGCCGGAGATGGGAGGGAGTGAACTGATGTGGTACTTCCCCTCCGACAAGGAGATGCAGAAGTCAATGTTCCACGCCATCAAAGGAATCCTCCACCACATGGCTGAAACCGATTGGATCCTCGGCAACTGGTTCCACAACCTCGACCCCGCTGCCACCACCGTCACCCCAAACGTCCTCCCTATCGGCCCTCTCCTCGGCTCCGCCGCCTCCACCACCCTCCGCGCCGAGGACACCACCTGCCTCGCCTGGCTCGAGGCACAGCCGCCGCGGTCCGTCGTCTACGTGGCCTTCGGCAGCACGGCGCGGTTCAGCCGCCTCCAGCTCGACGAGCTGGAGGCGGCCCTGGAGGCCACCGGGTGCCCCTTCCTCTGGGTGGCGTGGCCGGGGCTGATGGAGGGGGACGAGGCCGTGTACGGGGACCAGTTCGCAGCGCGGGTCGGGGAGCGGGGGAGGATGGTGGAGTGGGCGCCACAGGAGGCCGTGTTGGGGCATCCTTCGACGGCGTGTTTTGTGACGCACTGTGGGTGGAACTCGTTCTCGGAGAGTTTGAGCAGCGGCGTGCCGGTGGTGTGCTGGCCGTATTTCGGGGATCAGATGTATACGCAGAGGTGTGCGTGTGAGGGGTGGAAGGTGGGGTTGAGGCTGGAGGTGGACAGGGACGGGATTGTGAGGAGGGAGGAGATACGGCGGAGGGTGGAGGAGGTGATGGAGAATAGGGTTGTGAAGGAGAATGCGGTGAGGTTTATGGGTATGGGGAGGGAGAGTCTGCTCAGTGGCAACCCTACTTCTAATAACTTGGACTTTCTTGCCAAACAAATGAAGTACTCTATTGATTAG